The following are encoded together in the Drosophila takahashii strain IR98-3 E-12201 chromosome X, DtakHiC1v2, whole genome shotgun sequence genome:
- the LOC108068618 gene encoding transcription elongation factor S-II: MSFEVRMKCRELLADVLRIGQLAEGCGDPDDMAAQLEQAIHEELRGSDIKYKNRIRSRLSNLRDPKNPQLRERFLRGLVTPKQLATMSPEEMASDDLKQMRQKFVQESINQAQLAKVQGTKTDQFKCDRCHKRNCIQLHTQDGDEPMVTFVMCDECGNRWKN; the protein is encoded by the coding sequence ATGTCCTTTGAAGTGCGCATGAAGTGCCGCGAGCTGCTGGCGGATGTCCTCCGGATTGGCCAGCTGGCGGAAGGATGCGGCGATCCCGACGACATGGCCGCCCAGCTGGAGCAGGCCATTCACGAGGAGCTAAGGGGCTCGGACATCAAGTACAAAAATCGCATCCGTTCGCGGCTCTCCAATCTGCGCGACCCGAAGAATCCGCAACTGCGCGAAAGGTTCCTGCGCGGCCTGGTGACCCCGAAGCAGCTGGCCACCATGTCGCCCGAGGAGATGGCCAGCGACGACCTCAAGCAGATGCGCCAGAAGTTCGTCCAGGAGTCGATCAACCAGGCCCAGCTGGCCAAGGTCCAGGGCACCAAGACGGACCAGTTCAAGTGCGATCGCTGCCACAAGCGCAACTGCATCCAGCTGCACACCCAGGACGGCGACGAGCCCATGGTGACCTTCGTCATGTGCGACGAGTGCGGCAACCGCTGGAAGAACTAG